From Rubrivirga sp. SAORIC476, a single genomic window includes:
- a CDS encoding DNA/RNA non-specific endonuclease — MRSSSSPRHAALAGRWIAVGLFVLVGLSACDTHTVAPTGPERAVAPSDSAYARLLADHGGIDGLADFRARASDEELAATLGRYGIAFEIVDVAASAETARYQDITACPQTFPTSDRVKWFRLVGAGGAEDHYIDSRGRPATAFKSLGPVTTAARQTTCQTNVGNWASPASSYDGGHLIGSQLGGWGGRANLVPQQYNFNRGNWKRIEDAVAKCSRLGSGAVEYHVDVDYSDATTLTPSQFHADVKIGGVWKSADFTNVAGGGSNGTAQATSMVSWLQGKGCY, encoded by the coding sequence ATGCGGTCTTCCTCCTCCCCGCGCCACGCGGCCCTCGCGGGCCGTTGGATCGCCGTCGGTCTCTTCGTTCTCGTCGGTCTCTCGGCCTGCGACACCCACACTGTCGCCCCGACCGGTCCTGAGCGCGCCGTGGCGCCCTCCGACTCCGCCTACGCGCGCCTCCTCGCCGACCACGGCGGCATCGACGGGCTGGCCGACTTCCGCGCCCGGGCCTCAGACGAGGAACTCGCGGCCACGCTCGGCCGCTACGGCATCGCGTTCGAGATCGTGGATGTGGCGGCCAGCGCCGAGACCGCCCGCTACCAGGACATCACCGCCTGCCCGCAGACATTCCCCACCAGCGACCGGGTCAAGTGGTTCCGACTCGTCGGGGCAGGGGGCGCGGAGGATCACTACATCGACTCACGGGGTCGGCCGGCGACGGCGTTCAAGAGCCTCGGCCCGGTGACGACGGCGGCGCGGCAGACCACGTGCCAGACGAACGTCGGCAACTGGGCCAGCCCGGCGAGCTCGTACGACGGCGGCCACCTGATCGGCTCGCAGCTCGGCGGCTGGGGCGGACGGGCGAACCTCGTCCCTCAGCAGTACAACTTCAACCGCGGCAACTGGAAGCGGATCGAGGACGCGGTCGCCAAGTGCTCGCGCCTCGGCAGTGGCGCCGTCGAGTACCACGTCGACGTGGACTACTCGGACGCGACCACCCTCACGCCCAGCCAGTTTCACGCCGACGTCAAGATCGGCGGGGTCTGGAAGAGCGCCGACTTCACCAACGTGGCGGGCGGCGGCTCCAACGGCACCGCGCAGGCGACCAGCATGGTGTCGTGGCTCCAGGGCAAGGGCTGCTATTAG
- a CDS encoding M20 family metallopeptidase: protein MIADAPLASPADLPAPDPAFRADLVALRRELHQHPELGFQEHRTAQRLRDWLTERGFEPSAPMAGTGFVVDIHGDRPGPMVAYRADMDALPIHEATDAPYRSLTPGAMHACGHDAHMTVACGVAVLARERRAEFAGTVRVLFQPAEEVSPSGAPAMIQAGALSGVEAIYAIHMDPSQAVGRFGFRVGSLTAACAPFRVTVRSERSGHSARPHEAVDTVWVASQIANELYQLPGRVTDARKAAVLTICRFRGGDALNVIPSEVEFGGTLRCVDGETLGFLREKIRRVAGALGAAYKADVDVDFDITLPAVVNTTEEVRRATEAATDLFGPEAAMPIQLPSMGGEDFAYYLQEIPGCMVRVGSASGPDTRYPLHHARFDLDEGALPMAARLMAEVCHRHLNDSSSRRS, encoded by the coding sequence TTGATCGCCGACGCGCCCCTCGCCTCTCCCGCCGACCTGCCCGCCCCCGACCCCGCCTTTCGAGCCGACCTCGTCGCCCTCCGGCGCGAGCTGCACCAGCACCCGGAACTCGGCTTTCAGGAACACCGGACCGCGCAGCGTCTCCGCGACTGGCTGACCGAGCGCGGCTTCGAGCCGTCCGCCCCGATGGCGGGCACGGGCTTCGTGGTCGACATCCACGGTGACCGGCCAGGGCCGATGGTAGCCTACCGCGCCGACATGGACGCGCTGCCGATCCACGAGGCGACCGACGCGCCCTACCGCTCGTTGACGCCGGGCGCGATGCACGCCTGCGGCCACGACGCCCACATGACGGTGGCCTGCGGCGTGGCCGTGCTGGCGCGAGAGCGCCGCGCCGAGTTCGCCGGGACAGTCCGCGTGCTGTTCCAGCCCGCCGAGGAGGTCTCGCCCTCGGGCGCCCCGGCGATGATCCAGGCGGGCGCGCTCAGCGGCGTCGAGGCGATTTATGCGATCCACATGGACCCGTCGCAGGCCGTCGGCCGGTTCGGATTCCGCGTGGGGTCGTTGACGGCGGCGTGCGCGCCGTTTCGAGTCACGGTCCGCAGCGAGCGGTCCGGGCATTCTGCGCGCCCCCACGAGGCCGTCGACACGGTGTGGGTGGCGTCGCAGATCGCCAACGAACTCTACCAGTTGCCCGGCCGCGTGACCGACGCCCGGAAGGCGGCCGTGCTCACGATCTGCCGCTTCCGCGGCGGCGACGCGCTCAACGTGATCCCGTCGGAGGTCGAGTTCGGGGGCACGCTCCGCTGCGTCGATGGCGAGACGCTGGGCTTCCTCCGCGAGAAGATCCGCCGCGTCGCAGGCGCCCTCGGCGCCGCGTACAAGGCCGACGTAGACGTGGACTTCGACATCACGCTCCCGGCGGTCGTCAACACGACCGAGGAGGTGCGTCGCGCCACCGAGGCGGCCACCGACCTGTTCGGCCCCGAGGCGGCCATGCCGATCCAGCTGCCCAGCATGGGCGGCGAGGACTTCGCGTACTACCTCCAGGAGATCCCTGGCTGCATGGTGCGCGTCGGCTCGGCGAGCGGGCCCGACACGCGCTACCCGCTCCACCACGCCCGCTTCGACCTGGACGAGGGCGCCCTCCCGATGGCCGCTCGACTCATGGCGGAGGTGTGCCACAGACACCTGAACGATTCGTCGAGCCGGAGGTCGTGA
- a CDS encoding glutamate--cysteine ligase → MDLSAADALAPIPFTSSPKPTLGVEIELQIVDPVTFNLKQGSVALLDRLGHDHPKVKQELTQSTIEVITGICDNVEGAVDDLRGSLREVFTAGDDLGLTFSGAGTHPFGQWRDQKIFPNDRYQALVDKIQWPARRLLIYGLHVHVGLSSGEKAIAVSNALASYLPHLLALSASSPFVDFEDTGLASTRSKIFEGMPTAGLPYRLANYGEFQQFMNTLVRAKAIESIREIWWDIRPHPGFGTLEIRICDTPSTLTELASLVALVQCLVVALGDRYENGAPLNILNPWILRENKWRAVRHGLDADVICDNDGDHAALRAQIPDLIARLEPVAERLGCLDELRGLHTTLDGGASYERQRRTFEQTKRLPDVVASIAAELRESVG, encoded by the coding sequence ATGGACCTCTCCGCGGCCGACGCCCTGGCCCCGATCCCTTTCACCTCATCCCCGAAGCCGACCCTCGGCGTCGAGATCGAACTCCAGATCGTCGACCCCGTCACGTTCAACCTCAAGCAGGGCTCGGTGGCGCTCCTGGACCGCCTCGGGCACGACCACCCCAAGGTCAAGCAGGAGCTGACGCAGTCCACCATCGAGGTCATCACCGGCATCTGCGACAACGTGGAAGGGGCCGTGGACGACCTCCGTGGCTCCCTCCGGGAGGTCTTCACCGCGGGCGACGATCTCGGACTGACCTTCTCCGGCGCCGGCACCCACCCGTTCGGGCAGTGGCGCGACCAGAAGATCTTCCCCAACGACCGCTACCAGGCCCTCGTCGACAAGATCCAGTGGCCTGCGCGGCGGCTGCTGATCTACGGCCTCCACGTCCACGTGGGGCTGTCGTCGGGCGAGAAGGCCATCGCCGTGTCGAACGCGCTGGCGAGCTACCTGCCCCACCTGCTGGCGCTCTCGGCGTCGTCTCCGTTCGTCGACTTCGAGGACACCGGGCTGGCGAGCACACGGTCGAAGATCTTCGAGGGCATGCCGACGGCCGGGCTCCCGTACCGGCTCGCTAACTACGGCGAGTTCCAGCAGTTCATGAACACGCTGGTCCGCGCGAAGGCCATCGAGTCGATCCGCGAGATCTGGTGGGACATCCGCCCGCACCCGGGTTTCGGGACGCTGGAGATCCGCATCTGCGACACGCCCTCCACGCTGACCGAGCTGGCGTCGCTGGTGGCACTGGTGCAGTGCCTCGTCGTGGCCCTGGGCGACCGCTACGAGAACGGCGCGCCGCTGAACATTCTGAACCCCTGGATCCTGCGCGAGAACAAGTGGCGGGCGGTCCGCCACGGGCTGGACGCGGACGTGATCTGCGACAACGATGGCGACCACGCCGCGCTCCGCGCCCAGATTCCCGACCTGATCGCTCGCCTGGAGCCGGTCGCCGAACGCCTCGGCTGCCTCGACGAGCTGCGCGGCCTCCACACGACGCTCGACGGTGGCGCCTCCTACGAGCGCCAGCGCCGCACCTTCGAACAGACGAAGCGCCTCCCGGACGTGGTCGCCAGCATCGCGGCCGAGCTGCGCGAGAGCGTCGGCTGA